A part of Gemmatimonas groenlandica genomic DNA contains:
- a CDS encoding porin family protein — translation MYRILSAAVLAAGIAIPAFASAQSTAAPRIGVIGGVNLAKVGGDDVDEAGTRTGLLAGVSLTKPLSGAFSLELNGLFSQKGAKDLEEGTNAALKLNYLEVPILLRYDVKTTGGVHPHFSGGVSLGYQTGCKISASDGGVSGEVSCSLLEGEDGTDVKKFDVGLVAGAGLNFALANNRMFTVGARYNYGLSDLFEDASVQNRAIQLYAGFSIPLR, via the coding sequence ATGTACCGAATTCTCAGCGCCGCCGTGCTAGCGGCCGGCATCGCGATCCCCGCCTTCGCGAGCGCTCAATCGACTGCCGCCCCGCGCATCGGCGTCATCGGTGGCGTAAACTTGGCGAAGGTCGGCGGTGATGACGTGGACGAGGCGGGAACACGCACTGGTCTGCTGGCCGGCGTGTCGCTCACGAAACCGCTCAGCGGCGCGTTCTCGCTCGAACTCAACGGACTGTTCTCGCAGAAGGGCGCGAAGGATCTGGAAGAGGGCACGAACGCAGCCCTTAAGCTGAACTACCTCGAAGTGCCGATCCTGCTACGGTACGACGTCAAGACGACTGGCGGCGTGCACCCACACTTCAGCGGCGGCGTGAGCCTTGGCTACCAGACGGGTTGCAAGATTTCCGCGAGCGACGGTGGTGTCAGCGGCGAAGTGAGCTGCAGCCTCCTCGAGGGCGAGGATGGGACGGACGTCAAGAAGTTCGACGTTGGCCTCGTGGCTGGCGCCGGCCTCAATTTCGCGCTCGCCAACAATCGGATGTTCACGGTCGGCGCGCGATACAATTACGGCCTCTCGGATCTGTTCGAAGATGCGTCGGTGCAGAACCGCGCCATTCAGCTGTACGCTGGTTTCTCCATTCCACTGCGCTGA
- a CDS encoding outer membrane beta-barrel protein, whose product MNRFSKFVTVAALMMTPAMVSAQSSAVGFGVSGGLSVPTGDLGDAVDAGYSIAGHVFLKPASTKNLRFRGDVSYTGFDYKNIDASYRSLGFVGNALLDLSSSGGVKPYVLGGVGAFNGKASTKIGSAAVVSTSSTDVGIQVGGGLNFQLSGFSTFLELKYVNVFTDGNSAGYIPITFGVRF is encoded by the coding sequence ATGAATCGTTTTTCGAAGTTTGTCACTGTCGCTGCGCTCATGATGACGCCCGCGATGGTCAGTGCCCAGTCGTCTGCCGTCGGGTTCGGTGTGAGCGGTGGTCTGTCTGTTCCGACCGGAGATCTGGGTGACGCAGTCGACGCCGGCTACTCGATCGCCGGCCACGTATTCCTGAAGCCCGCGTCCACGAAGAACCTCCGCTTCCGTGGCGACGTGAGCTACACTGGCTTCGACTACAAGAACATCGATGCCTCGTACCGCAGCCTGGGCTTTGTCGGCAATGCGCTGCTTGATCTGTCGTCCAGCGGTGGCGTGAAGCCGTACGTGCTTGGCGGCGTCGGCGCGTTCAATGGCAAGGCGTCCACGAAGATCGGTTCGGCGGCCGTAGTGTCGACCAGCAGCACGGATGTCGGCATTCAGGTCGGCGGCGGACTCAACTTCCAGCTCTCCGGCTTCTCGACGTTCCTGGAATTGAAGTACGTGAACGTGTTCACGGACGGGAACAGCGCGGGTTACATCCCAATCACGTTCGGCGTCCGCTTCTAA
- a CDS encoding outer membrane beta-barrel protein: protein MPRSLRLFTVALSLAVPALLSAQSAARPVSFGLSGGVSLPSGDLGDAADAGYVIAGHVYYKPTTIQALRFRGDVSFDRWAIKNTLAGADASTRNVGIVANALYDFAGNGTSPVKPYLLAGLGLYNNKTSSAASSDGGGSTDIGIQVGGGMEYQLSGFATFVEAKYVNTFSGSGVSWIPLSFGVRF, encoded by the coding sequence ATGCCCCGTTCGCTTCGTCTGTTCACCGTGGCGCTCAGTCTTGCCGTTCCTGCCCTGCTCTCGGCGCAGTCCGCGGCCCGTCCCGTTTCCTTTGGTCTCAGCGGTGGCGTGTCGCTGCCGAGCGGAGATCTCGGCGATGCAGCCGACGCTGGGTATGTCATTGCCGGACACGTGTACTACAAGCCGACCACCATTCAGGCGCTGCGTTTTCGCGGCGACGTGAGCTTCGATCGCTGGGCGATCAAGAACACGCTTGCTGGTGCCGACGCGTCCACGCGCAATGTCGGCATCGTGGCCAACGCGCTCTATGATTTCGCGGGCAACGGCACCTCACCAGTGAAGCCGTACCTGCTCGCCGGACTCGGCCTCTACAATAACAAAACGTCTTCCGCTGCCTCGAGTGACGGCGGCGGCTCCACCGACATCGGAATCCAGGTGGGCGGCGGTATGGAGTACCAGCTCTCGGGATTCGCCACGTTCGTCGAGGCGAAGTACGTAAATACTTTTTCCGGCAGCGGCGTTAGCTGGATTCCGCTCTCGTTCGGCGTACGCTTCTAA
- the ispG gene encoding flavodoxin-dependent (E)-4-hydroxy-3-methylbut-2-enyl-diphosphate synthase, whose product MVSSVNGFSARRPTVTTKVRGVSVGSSAPIVVQSMTNTDTADAAGTADQVAALFEAGSQKVRITVNNDEAAQAVPEIRQRLEDRGLDVPLIGDFHYNGHLLLTKYPQCAAALDKYRINPGNVGTKHRDTNFTTIVQAAIDHDKPVRIGVNWGSLDQNLLTDMMDANAKSAEPRDAKDVYMDAMLESALRSAALAEEVGLGHDKIIVSAKISVVPDLVECYRRLAKRCDYPLHLGLTEAGMGAKGIVASSAALAILLSEGIGDTIRVSLTPKPNGDRREEVFVAQQILQSLGLRSFAPQVTACPGCGRTTSTFFQHMAEDIQGYLREQMPVWRESRPGVVEMKVAVMGCVVNGPGESKHANIGISLPGTFEEPKAPVYVDGKLFTTLKGDKIVEEFLVILENYVETSYGATAGV is encoded by the coding sequence ATGGTGTCTTCCGTTAACGGCTTCAGCGCTCGTCGTCCCACCGTCACCACCAAGGTGCGCGGTGTCTCTGTCGGCTCCTCGGCACCAATCGTGGTGCAGTCGATGACGAACACCGATACGGCTGACGCCGCCGGCACGGCGGATCAGGTCGCCGCGTTGTTCGAGGCAGGGTCGCAGAAAGTGCGCATCACCGTCAACAACGACGAGGCTGCACAGGCTGTGCCGGAGATCCGGCAACGCCTCGAAGATCGCGGGCTGGATGTCCCGCTCATCGGCGACTTCCACTACAACGGCCACCTGCTGCTCACGAAGTACCCGCAGTGCGCCGCCGCGCTCGACAAGTACCGGATCAATCCGGGTAACGTCGGTACAAAGCACCGCGACACGAACTTCACGACGATCGTGCAGGCGGCGATCGATCACGACAAGCCGGTGCGCATCGGGGTGAACTGGGGATCGCTCGACCAGAACCTGCTCACCGACATGATGGACGCCAACGCGAAGTCGGCCGAGCCGCGCGACGCGAAGGACGTGTACATGGACGCCATGTTGGAGAGCGCACTGCGCTCCGCCGCGCTGGCCGAGGAAGTCGGACTCGGTCACGACAAGATCATCGTGAGTGCGAAGATTTCCGTCGTGCCCGATCTCGTGGAGTGCTACCGTCGTCTCGCCAAGCGCTGCGACTATCCGTTGCACCTCGGGCTCACCGAAGCGGGCATGGGCGCCAAGGGTATTGTGGCGTCCAGTGCCGCGCTAGCCATCCTGCTCAGCGAAGGCATCGGCGACACGATTCGCGTGTCACTCACGCCGAAGCCGAATGGCGATCGCCGCGAGGAAGTGTTCGTGGCGCAGCAGATCCTGCAGTCACTCGGATTGCGGTCGTTCGCGCCGCAGGTGACGGCGTGTCCGGGCTGTGGTCGTACCACAAGCACGTTCTTCCAGCACATGGCCGAAGACATTCAGGGCTATCTGCGCGAGCAGATGCCGGTGTGGCGCGAGTCGCGGCCGGGCGTGGTGGAGATGAAGGTCGCCGTGATGGGCTGCGTAGTGAATGGACCGGGTGAGTCCAAGCACGCCAACATCGGCATCTCGCTGCCGGGCACGTTCGAAGAACCGAAGGCGCCGGTGTACGTGGACGGCAAGCTGTTCACGACACTCAAGGGCGACAAGATCGTCGAGGAGTTCCTCGTGATCCTCGAGAACTACGTCGAGACGAGCTACGGCGCGACGGCTGGCGTCTAG
- a CDS encoding HD domain-containing protein → MTGYSDRINHAFAYAAKHHDQQVRKGTRLPYLTHPANVAVILTRYGCGEDTVVAGILHDVVADCVRDGWTRETLDDRIGTKFGNSMLEMLLSVTERRTDDDGVELSSDDRKDDYLERLSLANEDALWVCAADKVHNANSILSDLRRTSFPETVWGRFAVGRDGTVRQYARVSERLRAIGFNAPIVDELAHAAAELGRI, encoded by the coding sequence ATGACCGGCTACTCCGATCGGATCAACCACGCCTTCGCCTACGCGGCGAAGCACCACGATCAGCAGGTGCGCAAAGGAACGCGGCTTCCGTATCTCACGCATCCCGCGAATGTCGCGGTGATCCTCACCCGCTACGGGTGCGGTGAGGACACGGTGGTCGCCGGCATCCTGCACGACGTCGTCGCCGATTGCGTGCGCGACGGTTGGACACGCGAAACGCTCGACGATCGCATCGGCACCAAGTTCGGCAACAGCATGCTCGAGATGCTGTTGTCCGTGACCGAGCGTCGCACCGATGACGACGGCGTCGAACTGTCGTCGGACGATCGCAAAGACGACTACCTCGAGCGGCTCTCACTCGCGAACGAAGATGCGCTCTGGGTCTGCGCCGCCGACAAGGTGCACAACGCCAATTCGATTCTCTCCGATCTGCGCCGCACGTCCTTCCCCGAAACGGTGTGGGGACGATTCGCCGTCGGTCGTGACGGCACCGTGCGTCAGTACGCGCGCGTGAGCGAACGGCTGCGCGCAATCGGCTTCAACGCACCGATCGTCGACGAACTGGCGCACGCCGCGGCGGAGCTGGGCCGGATTTAG
- a CDS encoding GAF domain-containing protein, translating into MEPVIPDLRAEPRASAYAQLLEMQSLLLEGSDDAIAGMATVSALLHHAFGHLWTGFYRVVEPGRLLRVGPYQGSLGCQEITFGRGVCGTAAAERRTVLVADVHDFPGHITCDPRSQSEIVVPVFDASGALIAVLDIDSSVPAAFGDADRDGLEKLVAWFARATYVPVPA; encoded by the coding sequence ATGGAACCCGTGATCCCCGATCTGCGCGCCGAGCCGCGTGCGAGCGCGTATGCGCAACTGCTCGAGATGCAGTCGTTGCTGCTCGAGGGCAGCGATGATGCCATCGCCGGCATGGCGACTGTCAGCGCGCTGCTGCACCACGCGTTCGGTCATCTGTGGACGGGATTCTACCGTGTGGTGGAGCCCGGACGCCTGTTGCGCGTCGGCCCGTATCAAGGGTCGCTGGGCTGTCAGGAGATCACGTTCGGTCGCGGCGTGTGCGGGACGGCAGCGGCCGAGCGTCGCACCGTCCTGGTGGCCGACGTGCATGATTTCCCGGGACACATCACCTGCGATCCGCGATCGCAGAGCGAGATCGTGGTGCCGGTGTTCGATGCGTCGGGAGCCTTGATCGCCGTGCTCGACATCGACTCGTCGGTTCCGGCCGCCTTCGGTGATGCCGATCGCGACGGGCTCGAGAAGCTGGTGGCTTGGTTTGCCCGCGCGACGTATGTTCCCGTTCCTGCCTGA
- a CDS encoding DUF6992 family protein — MWADTLLSLERGHLIRLALWAGACALSGTSLLAWFMVRRTTAPLLRHFAIQTAAWGAVNLAIAAWAWRDLAFRDFAGTQRLLNVLWLNTGLDAGYAAVGVTLALTAWRWGQRPGGIGAGLAVVVQGIALALLDLRLIAAIGPLQ, encoded by the coding sequence ATGTGGGCCGATACGCTGTTGTCACTCGAACGTGGTCACCTGATCCGCCTCGCGCTGTGGGCCGGCGCGTGTGCGTTGAGCGGGACGTCGCTGCTGGCGTGGTTCATGGTGCGCCGCACGACCGCGCCGCTGCTGCGGCATTTTGCAATTCAGACGGCAGCGTGGGGAGCCGTGAACCTCGCCATCGCGGCGTGGGCGTGGCGCGATTTGGCCTTTCGCGACTTCGCCGGTACGCAGCGTTTGCTGAACGTGCTTTGGCTGAACACCGGTCTCGACGCGGGGTATGCCGCCGTTGGCGTTACCCTGGCCCTGACCGCCTGGCGCTGGGGACAGCGTCCCGGTGGCATCGGGGCCGGTCTCGCCGTCGTCGTGCAGGGCATCGCCCTCGCGCTGCTCGATCTGCGCCTCATCGCGGCTATCGGGCCGCTGCAATAG
- a CDS encoding plastocyanin/azurin family copper-binding protein, translated as MRFLGFAVVTGAAIMLGACGGDKAATTDSAMAPAADTTAMAPAAAPAAAGAMAPITGTTHEVKMIGDGAGYRFEPANLTIAAGDGVKFILVSGGPHNVAFDPAVVPAAGKTQLMANMPEQSGELSGKMMLNADESYTVSFGGVAAGEYAFHCTPHLAMNMKGVITVK; from the coding sequence ATGCGGTTTCTCGGTTTTGCGGTAGTGACGGGCGCAGCGATCATGCTGGGCGCGTGCGGTGGAGACAAGGCGGCCACGACCGATTCGGCGATGGCTCCGGCGGCCGACACGACGGCGATGGCCCCGGCGGCGGCTCCGGCTGCGGCGGGTGCGATGGCCCCGATCACGGGCACGACGCACGAAGTGAAGATGATCGGCGACGGCGCTGGCTACCGTTTTGAGCCGGCCAACCTCACGATTGCCGCCGGCGACGGCGTCAAGTTCATCCTGGTCAGCGGCGGCCCGCACAACGTCGCGTTCGATCCGGCCGTGGTTCCGGCCGCCGGCAAGACGCAGCTTATGGCCAACATGCCGGAGCAGTCGGGTGAGCTCTCGGGCAAGATGATGCTCAACGCGGACGAGTCGTACACGGTCTCGTTCGGTGGCGTGGCGGCTGGTGAGTACGCGTTCCATTGCACGCCGCACCTTGCCATGAACATGAAGGGCGTGATCACGGTCAAGTAA
- the hisG gene encoding ATP phosphoribosyltransferase, translated as MLRIALPNKGRLSEDTRELFNDAGLEVRSSGERALTASLGGEFEAIFVRAQDIPEFVADGAADVGVTGMDLVNESGRELRSHLDLGFGRCRLVVAAKDDSGIRSIEDIGADGKAARVATVFPRITRTFFESRGRPVEVVPVSGAAEIAPHLGIADIVVDLTSTGSTLKMNGLREIETVMKSSAHLVTAMNGPRNGDPSRVQELNDLVTALGSVIRARGQRYLMANVPRAALDEVRAVLPGLNGPTVIEIADHGKYVAVHAVVSADTIYRTISQLRALGGEGILVTRIERLVP; from the coding sequence ATGCTACGAATCGCGCTGCCCAACAAAGGGCGCCTGAGTGAAGACACCCGTGAGCTCTTCAACGACGCCGGCCTCGAGGTCCGCTCGTCGGGGGAGCGCGCCCTCACCGCCTCCCTGGGGGGAGAGTTCGAAGCCATCTTCGTTCGCGCCCAGGACATTCCTGAGTTCGTGGCCGACGGCGCCGCCGATGTCGGCGTGACCGGCATGGACCTGGTCAATGAATCGGGACGCGAGCTCCGCTCCCACCTCGACCTCGGCTTCGGCCGCTGCCGCCTCGTGGTAGCCGCCAAGGACGATTCGGGGATTCGCTCGATCGAGGACATCGGCGCCGACGGCAAGGCCGCCCGCGTCGCCACGGTCTTCCCCCGCATCACGCGCACCTTCTTCGAGTCGCGCGGCCGTCCGGTGGAAGTGGTCCCCGTATCCGGGGCCGCCGAGATCGCTCCCCACTTGGGCATTGCCGACATCGTCGTGGATCTCACGTCGACCGGCTCCACGCTCAAAATGAACGGGCTGCGGGAGATCGAGACGGTCATGAAGTCGAGCGCCCACCTCGTTACCGCCATGAACGGCCCCCGCAACGGCGATCCGTCCCGTGTGCAGGAGCTGAACGACCTCGTGACCGCGCTCGGTTCGGTGATCCGGGCCCGGGGCCAGCGCTATCTCATGGCCAACGTGCCTCGCGCCGCTCTCGATGAGGTGCGGGCCGTGCTGCCCGGTCTCAATGGACCGACGGTCATCGAGATCGCCGACCACGGGAAGTATGTGGCCGTACACGCCGTCGTCAGCGCCGACACCATCTACCGCACCATCTCGCAGCTCCGCGCCCTCGGCGGCGAAGGCATTCTGGTGACCCGTATCGAAAGGCTTGTGCCGTGA
- the hisD gene encoding histidinol dehydrogenase, whose translation MTAATALGLRARGPLAALDATTRQAIVDRASTTDTTVRSRTAAMIARVREEGDAALVAFARDFDRVELPAIEVPRAAWEAALASLDPELRRVLERSARNIAAVHEAFRPTATECSPEPGIRVGRRPDPLGRVGIYAPGGRAAYPSSLLMGAIPARVAGVGDVIVCSPPGPDGLPSAVVLAAAALAGVDRVFALGGAGAIAAMAIGTATVPRVDRIMGPGNAFVAEAKLQLVADVAIDSPAGPSELLILADHTANPAALARELMAQAEHDPDAAVIAVLVGSPEQVSAMSDALEVETLAQIAQAPRAQIVRESLAARGAIVSVSSIADGVAFANEWAAEHLLLVVDAAVRAETLAALRSAGTIFVGESSSVAFGDYMTGANHVLPTAGAGRSYSGLSTLDFVRWTTWQEVSPAAAASLAHDVGAFADAEGLPAHAAAARAWSVNA comes from the coding sequence GTGACGGCCGCGACTGCGCTTGGGCTGCGCGCTCGCGGCCCGCTCGCGGCGCTCGATGCCACGACGCGTCAGGCGATCGTAGACCGCGCCTCGACGACCGACACAACCGTTCGGAGCCGAACAGCCGCGATGATCGCCCGTGTCCGCGAGGAGGGCGATGCCGCTCTGGTCGCCTTCGCGCGGGATTTCGACCGCGTCGAACTGCCCGCGATCGAGGTGCCACGTGCGGCGTGGGAGGCGGCGCTAGCTTCGCTGGATCCGGAGCTCCGCCGGGTGCTGGAGCGGTCGGCCCGCAACATCGCCGCCGTGCACGAGGCCTTCCGCCCGACGGCCACCGAGTGCTCTCCCGAGCCCGGCATTCGAGTGGGTCGGCGTCCCGACCCACTCGGCCGAGTGGGGATTTATGCGCCCGGAGGACGGGCGGCGTATCCGAGTTCACTGCTGATGGGTGCGATCCCGGCCCGGGTGGCGGGGGTGGGCGACGTGATCGTCTGCTCGCCGCCCGGCCCCGATGGATTGCCGTCCGCCGTGGTGCTGGCCGCCGCCGCATTGGCCGGAGTGGACCGGGTGTTCGCGCTCGGCGGCGCGGGGGCCATCGCCGCGATGGCCATCGGCACCGCGACGGTACCGCGCGTGGACCGCATCATGGGACCCGGCAACGCGTTCGTGGCCGAAGCCAAGCTGCAGTTGGTGGCGGACGTGGCGATCGACTCGCCGGCCGGACCGAGCGAACTGCTGATCCTGGCAGACCACACCGCTAACCCGGCCGCGCTGGCCCGCGAACTGATGGCGCAGGCCGAGCACGACCCCGATGCGGCGGTGATTGCCGTGCTGGTCGGTTCGCCTGAGCAGGTATCGGCAATGTCCGACGCGCTGGAAGTCGAAACGCTGGCGCAGATCGCGCAGGCCCCGCGGGCGCAGATCGTGCGCGAGTCGCTCGCCGCGCGTGGAGCCATCGTGTCAGTGAGCTCCATCGCCGACGGTGTTGCCTTCGCCAATGAGTGGGCGGCGGAACACCTGCTGCTCGTGGTCGATGCCGCCGTGCGCGCGGAGACGCTGGCGGCGCTGCGCAGCGCCGGCACGATCTTCGTAGGTGAATCGAGTTCGGTGGCGTTCGGTGATTACATGACCGGCGCCAATCATGTACTGCCGACGGCCGGCGCGGGTCGCAGCTACTCCGGGCTCTCGACGCTCGACTTCGTGCGGTGGACCACGTGGCAGGAAGTCTCGCCCGCTGCCGCGGCGAGCCTCGCGCACGATGTCGGCGCCTTCGCCGACGCCGAAGGATTGCCGGCGCACGCGGCCGCCGCACGCGCATGGAGTGTGAACGCATGA
- a CDS encoding pyridoxal phosphate-dependent aminotransferase, with product MTDNSQRLAVARAAYDAVPLYDPKRAPVDLDLTDNTNLWGIPPEAERAWRELPVARITRYPTLYAAELKQALAAYVGVTADMIVTGCGSDDILDSAMRAFGEADDLVAGPEPSFAMIPIFARMNALRYTGCVELPSHQPDIEALLATKPKLLYLCSPNNPTGALVARDTIERVLREAPGVVFLDEAYAEFAGVSSVDLVQQSDRLLVIRTMSKAFGLAGLRIGYAIGQPSLVMEVEKSRGPYKLNAMAEQTALAALQHDMPWVNEHIALAVELRERLADALRSRGFAPLASHANFVCVPVPDCVNVGLALRERGVAVRPFPGLPHIGDTLRISVGPWPLLERFLAAFDDVMATGRSA from the coding sequence ATGACAGACAATTCTCAGCGTCTTGCCGTAGCGCGCGCGGCGTACGATGCCGTGCCCCTGTACGATCCGAAGCGCGCACCGGTGGACCTCGACCTCACCGACAACACGAACCTGTGGGGCATACCGCCGGAAGCCGAACGCGCCTGGCGCGAGCTGCCGGTGGCGCGCATCACGCGCTACCCCACGCTGTACGCGGCAGAGCTCAAGCAGGCGCTCGCTGCCTACGTGGGTGTCACGGCCGACATGATCGTTACCGGCTGCGGCTCCGATGACATTCTCGACAGCGCCATGCGCGCATTCGGTGAAGCGGACGATCTCGTGGCAGGCCCGGAACCGTCGTTTGCGATGATTCCGATCTTTGCACGCATGAACGCGCTGCGGTACACCGGCTGCGTGGAGTTGCCCTCGCATCAGCCCGACATCGAGGCGTTGCTCGCCACGAAGCCGAAGCTGTTGTATCTGTGCTCGCCCAACAATCCCACCGGCGCACTGGTGGCACGTGACACCATCGAGCGCGTGCTGCGCGAAGCGCCCGGCGTGGTGTTTCTCGATGAAGCCTATGCCGAATTCGCCGGCGTGTCGTCGGTCGATCTGGTTCAGCAGTCCGATCGCCTGTTGGTAATCCGCACGATGTCGAAGGCGTTCGGCCTCGCGGGGCTGCGCATCGGATACGCCATTGGGCAACCGTCGCTGGTCATGGAAGTGGAGAAGTCGCGCGGGCCGTACAAGCTGAACGCCATGGCCGAACAGACCGCACTCGCGGCGTTGCAGCACGATATGCCGTGGGTAAACGAGCACATTGCGCTGGCGGTCGAGCTGCGTGAGCGACTGGCAGACGCACTCCGCTCACGCGGATTCGCCCCGTTGGCGTCGCATGCGAACTTCGTGTGCGTGCCGGTGCCGGATTGTGTGAACGTCGGGCTCGCACTGCGGGAACGCGGCGTCGCGGTCCGGCCGTTTCCGGGGCTGCCGCACATCGGCGACACGTTGCGCATCAGCGTCGGCCCTTGGCCGTTGCTCGAGCGCTTTCTCGCCGCATTTGATGATGTGATGGCTACGGGGAGGTCCGCATGA
- the hisH gene encoding imidazole glycerol phosphate synthase subunit HisH: protein MTNTLRVTVFDYGAGNLHSLVKAVEAGGAVVHVETDPVLAVRDTDALILPGVGAFAPAAERLAPGREVMRDALLAGLPTLGICLGMQLLFDGSDEGPGRGLGVVEGQVTKLVATQVPQIGWNRLEDITDPLLVASGLDVAYYANSFVCRPTAEHAPLVSAWSEHDGDRFPASVRRGNIIGTQFHPEKSSAPGVAFVREFLQFAASLRSAS, encoded by the coding sequence ATGACGAACACCCTCCGGGTGACTGTCTTCGATTACGGCGCCGGCAATCTGCACTCGTTGGTAAAAGCCGTTGAAGCCGGCGGCGCGGTCGTCCACGTGGAAACCGATCCGGTGCTCGCGGTGCGCGACACCGATGCCCTGATCCTTCCTGGTGTCGGCGCCTTCGCGCCGGCCGCCGAACGACTCGCGCCCGGACGTGAGGTCATGCGCGACGCGCTGCTGGCCGGACTGCCGACGCTCGGCATCTGCCTGGGCATGCAGCTGCTGTTCGACGGCAGCGACGAGGGGCCCGGCCGAGGTCTGGGTGTCGTGGAGGGACAGGTCACGAAGCTGGTGGCCACACAGGTTCCCCAGATCGGCTGGAACCGCCTCGAGGACATCACCGACCCGCTGCTCGTAGCGTCGGGGCTCGACGTCGCGTACTACGCCAACAGCTTCGTTTGTCGTCCCACCGCCGAGCATGCGCCGTTGGTGAGCGCGTGGAGCGAACATGACGGCGACCGCTTCCCCGCGTCGGTTCGACGCGGCAACATCATCGGCACGCAGTTCCATCCGGAAAAGTCGAGTGCCCCCGGCGTGGCCTTCGTGCGTGAGTTTCTGCAGTTCGCCGCTTCCCTCAGGAGTGCGTCATGA
- the hisA gene encoding 1-(5-phosphoribosyl)-5-[(5-phosphoribosylamino)methylideneamino]imidazole-4-carboxamide isomerase, producing MIAVPAVDLRGGKCVQLVGGDYDDERVRLDDPGAVAAEWVRIGFTRLHIVDLDAATGRGQNHDVIREILRDATVPVQVGGGVRDEARIERLLEEGASWVVVGTRAIEDEDWRREMADKFPGRLIIAADVRERKVVTRGWAETSQIDVIDFVSELSQLPLAGVLVTAVHLEGKMSGTDLPLMEDVAEASQWPVFASGGVTSLDDMRALEHRGLSGAVLGMALYTGALDARRLAEEFGA from the coding sequence ATGATCGCTGTACCCGCGGTGGATCTGCGTGGTGGCAAATGCGTGCAGCTCGTCGGTGGAGACTACGACGACGAGCGGGTGCGTCTCGATGATCCCGGAGCGGTGGCGGCCGAGTGGGTGCGCATCGGCTTCACGCGCTTGCATATCGTCGATCTCGATGCGGCCACCGGCCGTGGTCAGAATCACGACGTCATTCGTGAGATCCTGCGTGATGCCACCGTGCCCGTGCAGGTCGGTGGTGGCGTACGCGACGAAGCGCGGATCGAGCGGTTGCTCGAGGAAGGCGCCTCGTGGGTGGTGGTGGGCACGCGTGCCATTGAAGACGAAGACTGGCGCCGCGAGATGGCTGACAAATTTCCCGGCCGCCTGATCATCGCGGCCGATGTGCGCGAGCGGAAAGTGGTCACGCGCGGCTGGGCGGAGACTTCACAGATCGACGTGATCGATTTCGTGTCCGAGCTTTCTCAGCTTCCGCTGGCAGGCGTGCTGGTCACCGCCGTGCATCTCGAGGGCAAGATGTCTGGTACCGATCTTCCGCTCATGGAAGATGTCGCCGAGGCGAGCCAGTGGCCGGTATTCGCGTCGGGTGGTGTGACGTCGTTGGATGATATGCGTGCGCTCGAACACCGCGGCCTGTCCGGCGCCGTGCTCGGCATGGCGCTTTACACGGGCGCGCTCGATGCGCGCCGTCTCGCAGAGGAGTTCGGCGCATGA
- a CDS encoding imidazoleglycerol-phosphate dehydratase, whose product MTVVIRESKETQIRLAITAGTGVATVSTGDVFLDHMLVAFARYAGVDLDVQATGDMRHHLIEDVAITLGQAVAAFAPAGCARYGERTVPMDDALVQVVLDIGGRPYYEGKLPSNLYEHFLRSFADNAKATLHVRVIRGFDKHHIIEAAIKGLGFALREALVETGAVFSTKGSVRLEIRDS is encoded by the coding sequence ATGACCGTCGTGATTCGCGAATCGAAGGAAACCCAGATCCGCTTGGCGATCACTGCCGGCACGGGCGTCGCCACGGTGTCCACCGGCGATGTCTTTCTCGATCACATGCTGGTGGCGTTCGCGCGCTACGCGGGCGTGGATCTCGATGTACAGGCCACCGGCGACATGCGCCATCATCTCATCGAAGATGTGGCCATTACCCTCGGCCAGGCGGTCGCGGCGTTCGCGCCGGCTGGCTGCGCGCGTTACGGCGAGCGGACCGTGCCGATGGACGACGCCCTCGTGCAGGTGGTGCTCGATATCGGCGGACGTCCGTATTACGAGGGCAAGCTGCCGTCGAATTTGTACGAGCACTTCCTGCGCTCGTTCGCCGACAATGCCAAGGCGACCCTGCACGTGCGCGTGATCCGCGGCTTCGACAAGCATCACATCATCGAAGCGGCCATCAAGGGGCTCGGCTTTGCGCTGCGCGAGGCGCTGGTGGAAACCGGTGCCGTGTTCAGCACGAAGGGCAGCGTGCGTCTCGAGATCAGGGACTCGTAA